A stretch of Metabacillus sp. FJAT-52054 DNA encodes these proteins:
- a CDS encoding PhoH family protein, translated as MLNKVYVLDTNVLLQDPNSIFSFDDNEVVIPAVVLEEVDSKKRYMDEVGRNARQVSKLIDGLREQGKLHEKIPLLNGGALRIELNHRSFHELQDIFVEKTNDNRILAVANNLSNEEKLKENGRPVIIVSKDTLVRVKADALGLIAEDFLSDRVVEVDHIYTGFLDLYIDRGNLDRFYEKNELTLTEVTNHPFYPNQFVVMKDALGGSASAVGMVDKTGKKVKRLFTDHDHIWGIRPRNVQQTMALELLLRNDLPLVTLVGKAGTGKTLLALAAGLLQTEDMGTFKKLLVARPIVPVGKDIGFLPGEKEEKLRPWMQPIYDNLEFLFNTKKPGELDAILAGMGSIEVEALTYIRGRSIPDQYIIIDEAQNLTKHEVKTILTRVGERSKIVLMGDPEQIDHPYLDEYNNGLTYVVEKFKEQQIAGHVKLVKGERSGLAQLAADLL; from the coding sequence ATATTGAATAAGGTTTATGTATTGGACACAAATGTTTTGCTGCAAGATCCGAATTCAATTTTTTCTTTTGATGACAATGAAGTGGTCATCCCAGCCGTTGTGCTGGAGGAAGTGGACTCCAAAAAACGCTATATGGATGAAGTTGGACGAAATGCCCGTCAGGTTTCAAAGCTCATTGACGGACTGCGTGAGCAGGGAAAACTGCATGAAAAAATACCGCTCCTCAATGGGGGAGCACTAAGAATCGAATTAAATCATCGATCCTTTCACGAACTTCAGGATATATTTGTTGAAAAGACGAATGATAATCGGATATTGGCTGTTGCCAATAACCTCTCAAATGAGGAAAAATTAAAAGAAAATGGCCGGCCTGTCATTATTGTCAGCAAGGATACATTGGTTCGCGTGAAAGCAGATGCACTCGGACTGATTGCTGAAGATTTTTTGAGTGACAGGGTCGTTGAGGTTGATCATATCTATACAGGTTTCCTCGATTTGTACATAGACCGGGGAAATTTGGACAGGTTTTATGAAAAGAATGAACTGACACTCACGGAAGTGACCAATCACCCGTTTTACCCGAATCAGTTTGTCGTCATGAAGGATGCATTAGGCGGATCTGCATCTGCGGTTGGTATGGTGGATAAAACTGGTAAAAAAGTAAAGAGACTATTTACGGATCATGATCATATTTGGGGGATCCGGCCTAGAAATGTTCAGCAGACAATGGCTCTTGAATTGCTTTTAAGAAATGACCTGCCTCTCGTAACCCTCGTTGGAAAGGCGGGTACAGGAAAGACATTGCTTGCTCTTGCAGCCGGACTTCTGCAAACGGAGGATATGGGAACCTTCAAGAAACTCCTTGTTGCGAGGCCAATTGTTCCTGTTGGAAAAGACATCGGGTTTTTGCCGGGTGAAAAAGAAGAAAAGCTCCGCCCTTGGATGCAGCCAATTTACGATAATCTTGAGTTTCTATTTAATACGAAAAAACCTGGAGAGCTGGATGCTATTCTAGCTGGTATGGGTTCGATTGAAGTGGAGGCTCTCACTTATATAAGAGGCCGAAGTATACCGGATCAATACATTATAATTGACGAAGCGCAGAATCTTACGAAGCATGAGGTCAAGACTATTCTTACCCGTGTGGGGGAAAGAAGCAAAATTGTGCTGATGGGTGATCCGGAGCAAATTGATCACCCGTACCTGGATGAGTATAATAACGGTCTCACTTATGTGGTCGAAAAATTTAAAGAGCAGCAAATCGCCGGTCATGTGAAACTTGTCAAAGGTGAACGCTCAGGACTTGCACAGCTTGCTGCAGATCTTCTTTAA
- a CDS encoding peptidyl-prolyl cis-trans isomerase, with amino-acid sequence MTDIIQISGKVKFPITIDPSVWIFDDRKADLTSFFLKTGETQNEQDEYTKQISKHWDREIKEGNEAPAEPLKNIFKKQELVNGTFGIRFAPFLSNAELDETASAVQIIAEEDIVVLPLEKARELIAAFSEDGKPLKKDGPMHLYYGDGSNRDRPIKAVREIIIL; translated from the coding sequence ATGACAGATATCATCCAAATTTCAGGGAAGGTTAAGTTCCCGATCACCATTGACCCAAGCGTCTGGATTTTCGATGACCGCAAAGCAGATCTTACCAGTTTCTTCTTAAAAACAGGAGAAACCCAAAATGAACAGGATGAATATACAAAGCAAATTTCAAAGCATTGGGACAGGGAAATTAAAGAAGGAAATGAAGCTCCCGCAGAACCTTTAAAAAACATTTTTAAGAAGCAGGAACTGGTTAATGGAACATTCGGGATCAGGTTCGCTCCTTTTCTATCTAACGCCGAGCTGGACGAAACCGCTTCAGCCGTTCAGATTATTGCTGAAGAGGATATAGTTGTCTTACCGCTGGAAAAAGCCAGAGAACTGATAGCTGCATTCAGTGAGGATGGAAAACCGCTAAAGAAAGACGGCCCCATGCATTTGTATTACGGAGACGGTTCAAATCGGGACCGCCCGATTAAAGCAGTCCGTGAGATAATTATATTGTAA
- a CDS encoding YlaN family protein: MASEIAIDHREKALALLKADADKIMKLIKVQMDNLTMPQCPLYEEVLDTQMFGLSREIDFAVRLGLVFEHEGKVLLDSLERELSVLHEAFTKK, translated from the coding sequence TTGGCTTCTGAGATTGCGATTGATCATCGTGAAAAGGCACTTGCGCTGCTGAAAGCTGACGCTGATAAAATCATGAAGTTGATCAAGGTTCAGATGGACAATTTAACCATGCCCCAATGCCCTCTTTATGAAGAGGTTTTAGATACACAAATGTTTGGTCTATCCAGAGAAATTGACTTCGCTGTCCGTCTTGGACTGGTGTTTGAGCATGAAGGAAAAGTTTTGCTGGATTCCCTTGAACGTGAGTTATCTGTTCTGCATGAGGCATTTACGAAAAAATAA
- a CDS encoding YhcN/YlaJ family sporulation lipoprotein, giving the protein MLRSILFFVISGLFMLTACSANENSQGETSTDYKTKPITVKNSIERPVDRKTGQQISKHLVEIANRVPDVNDATAVVLGKYAIVGIDVESELDRSKVESVKYSVTESLKNDPYGANAVVVADADTNQRIRHLAKEIQQGRPIGGLLDELAAIVGRIMPDVPNDTMDNQEKEPTEQDNDQLPKDQQDELDKHQNDESNKELKKN; this is encoded by the coding sequence ATGCTGCGATCCATACTATTTTTCGTTATTTCCGGCCTTTTCATGCTTACTGCATGCTCGGCCAATGAAAATTCACAAGGTGAAACATCCACTGATTATAAAACCAAACCCATCACAGTCAAAAACAGCATTGAAAGGCCCGTGGACCGCAAAACCGGCCAGCAAATTTCCAAGCATTTAGTTGAAATCGCCAACCGCGTTCCAGACGTAAATGATGCCACCGCTGTCGTCCTTGGCAAATATGCCATTGTCGGAATTGATGTAGAATCAGAACTAGACCGAAGCAAAGTGGAATCAGTCAAATATTCAGTAACGGAAAGCCTGAAAAACGACCCTTATGGTGCAAATGCTGTCGTTGTGGCAGATGCAGACACAAACCAGCGAATCCGGCACTTAGCAAAAGAAATCCAGCAGGGCCGCCCTATTGGCGGGCTCTTGGACGAACTAGCTGCAATCGTCGGCCGGATAATGCCGGATGTACCTAATGATACGATGGATAACCAAGAAAAAGAACCAACTGAACAGGACAATGATCAACTGCCTAAAGATCAGCAGGATGAGCTGGATAAACACCAGAACGATGAATCCAATAAGGAATTGAAAAAGAACTAA